The Misgurnus anguillicaudatus chromosome 21, ASM2758022v2, whole genome shotgun sequence genome includes a window with the following:
- the tyms gene encoding thymidylate synthase, producing the protein MPGTTEDLSNICRNGTEERKDTEGQKKVFNLFCDERGYLDQIEHIMQCGKSRGDRTGTGVISVFGSQARYSLRDQFPLLTTKRVFWKGILEELLWFIKGSTNAKDLSEKGVKIWDANGSRDFLDSNGFTDREEGDLGPVYGFQWRHFGAEYKDMHTDYSGQGVDQLQKVIDTIKSNPEDRRIIMCAWNPKDLPLMALPPCHALCQFYVSDGELSCQLYQRSGDMGLGVPFNIASYALLTYMIAHITGLKPGDFVHTLGDAHIYVNHIEPLKEQLQREPRPFPKLKIRRTVERIDDFCAEDFEICDYNPHPTIKMQMAV; encoded by the exons ATGCCTGGCACAACAGAGGATTTATCAAACATATGTCGTAATGGCACCGAAGAGAGAAAGGATACAGAAGGACAGAAGAAAGTTTTCAATCTGTTCTGTGACGAGCGCGGGTACCTGGATCAGATCGAGCACATCATGCAGTGCGGCAAAAGCAGAGGAGACCGAACCGGGACCGGCGTGATATCTGTGTTCGGGTCACAGGCGAGGTACAGCCTGAGAG ATCAGTTTCCTTTGCTGACAACCAAGAGGGTTTTCTGGAAAGGAATATTAGAGGAGCTACTTTGGTTTATCAAG GGTTCAACAAATGCCAAAGATCTGTCAGAGAAGGGTGTGAAAATCTGGGATGCTAACGGATCCAGGGATTTTCTGGACAGTAATGGTTTTACGGATCGAGAGGAAGGCGATCTGGGCCCGGTGTACGGCTTCCAGTGGAGACACTTTGGAGCAGAATACAAAGACATGCACACTG ATTACTCCGGTCAAGGGGTCGATCAGCTCCAGAAAGTGATTGACACCATTAAATCCAACCCAGAAGACAGAAGAATCATTATGTGTGCCTGGAATCCCAAAGATCTCCC TCTGATGGCGCTGCCACCCTGTCATGCTTTATGTCAGTTTTATGTATCAGACGGTGAGTTGTCATGTCAGCTGTATCAGCGTTCTGGAGACATGGGGCTGGGTGTGCCCTTCAACATCGCCAGCTACGCTTTACTCACTTATATGATCGCCCACATCACCGGACTTAAG CCAGGAGATTTTGTGCATACGTTAGGTGACGCTCACATCTACGTGAATCACATTGAGCCTTTGAAAGAGCAG CTTCAGAGAGAGCCACGACCGTTTCCAAAACTGAAGATCAGACGCACAGTCGAACGAATCGATGATTTCTGTGCAGAGGATTTTGAGATATGCGACTATAACCCACACCCTacaattaaaatgcaaatggcTGTTTAG
- the rwdd2b gene encoding RWD domain-containing protein 2B codes for MMACSEDAEAQCAELELLLSMFPSEEELLVDPLSHAELRAYVEGSADTPPSIRPQFSIKIKVENPEVNITLSCTYPSDYPQVLPEITVRCPKLTRAQQMQLHSALSTYLSENCCGDVCILSAVQWIKDNAQTYISNSLPVSEPKKESVLTQSKESFTRLWIYSHHIYNKIKRKNILEWSKELNLSGFSMPGKPGIVCVEGLQSACDEFWARVKVLTWKRIMIRHREDVPLNNNWTEDTIDSLRKFTGFDEAIFDPHGNRGNHMDLGQLFQFLNDKGCADIFQMYFGIEGR; via the exons ATGATGGCTTGCTCAGAGGACGCCGAGGCTCAGTGCGCAGAGTTAGAGTTGTTATTAAGTATGTTTCCCAGTGAAGAAGAGTTATTAGTGGACCCACTGTCACACGCGGAGCTCCGAGCTTATGTTGAGGGCTCAGCTGATACTCCCCCCAGCATTAGACCCCAATTCTCTATCAAGATAAAAGTTGAAAACCCTGAA GTGAACATTACGTTGTCATGCACGTACCCATCTGACTACCCGCAAGTGTTGCCAGAGATTACTGTCAG ATGTCCTAAGCTCACTAGAGCGCAGCAAATGCAACTTCACTCTGCTCTCAGCACGTACCTGTCTGAAAACTGCTGCGGTGACGTGTGTATTCTGTCTGCTGTGCAGTGGATAAAAGACAATGCACAGACATACATCAGTAATAGTCTCCCTGTCAGTGAGCCTAAGAAGGAAAGTGTCTTAACACAGTCAAAAGAGTCCTTCACAAGACTCTGGATTTACAGTCATCACATTTACAACAAGATCAAGAGGAAGAACATCCTAGAATGGTCAAAGGAGTTAAACCTCTCTGGGTTCAGTATGCCAGGAAAGCCTGGAATTGTGTGTGTGGAGGGGCTGCAGTCTGCCTGCGATGAGTTCTGGGCAAG GGTGAAAGTTTTAACTTGGAAGAGAATTATGATTCGTCACAGAGAAGATGTCCCTCTGAACAACAACTGGACAGAGGACACAATTGACTCTCTTCGCAAGTTTACAGGCTTTGATGAAGCGATTTTTGACCCTCATGGGAACAGAGGAAATCACATGGACCTTGGACAGCTTTTTCAGTTCCTTAATGATAAGGGATGTGCTGATATCTTTCAAATGTACTTTGGGATCGAGGGAAGATAA
- the enosf1 gene encoding mitochondrial enolase superfamily member 1: MLKNKIINVTVRDVRFPTSLEQHGSDAMHTDPDYSAAYVVIETTDTELKGYGLTFTVGRGTEIVVCAVEALTPLVVGKTLKEIVSNFRGFYRQLTSDGQMRWIGPEKGVIQLATAAVLNAVWDLWARAEGKPLWKLLVDMDPAELISCIDFRYITDALTEQEALDILIKAREGKQMREEQMLREGYPAYTTSCAWLGYSDQQLTQLCSDALAQGWTRFKVKVGADLQDDIRRCSLIRKMIGPNNILMIDANQRWDVGEAVAWVTKLAEFRPLWIEEPTSPDDILGHAFISKALVPFGIGVATGEQCHNRVMFKQFLQASALQFVQIDSCRVGSVNENLAIILMAAKFNVPVCPHAGGVGLCELVQHLILFDYIAVSASLHNRMCEYVDHLHEHFKSPTIIRNAHYMPPTDHGFSCEMLEESVQKHQFPHGEVWRNILKQEI; the protein is encoded by the exons atgttaaaaaataaaataataaacgtGACAGTTCGTGACGTGAGATTCCCGACGTCCCTAGAACAACACGGATCCGATGCGATG CACACTGATCCGGATTATTCTGCTGCATATGTTGTGATTGAGACCACAGACACTGAACTGAAGGGATATGGACTCACTTTTACTGTGGGAAGAGGAACAGAAATCG TTGTATGTGCGGTTGAAGCATTAACTCCTCTGGTGGTTGGAAAAACCCTAAAAGAGATTGTCAGTAACTTCAGAGGTTTCTACAGACAGCTAACCAGTGATGGTCAAATGCGATGGATCGGGCCAGAGAAAGGAGTTATTCAGCTGGCCACAGCAGCCGTCCTGAATGCTGTCTGGGATCTATGGGCTCGAGCGGAGGGCAAG CCCTTGTGGAAGCTCCTTGTGGACATG GATCCTGCAGAGTTGATCAGCTGTATTGATTTCAGATACATCACTGATGCTCTCACTGAGCAGGAAGCTTTAG ATATACTTATAAAAGCAAGAGAGGGAAAACAGATGAGAG AGGAGCAGATGTTGAGAGAAGGTTATCCTGCGTACACCACTTCATGTGCCTGGCTGGGTTACAGCGACCAACAGCTGACTCAG CTCTGCTCTGACGCTCTCGCTCAAGGATGGACGAGATTTAAAGTGAAGGTTGGGGCCGATCTACAGGATGACATCCGTAGGTGCAGCCTCATCCGGAAGATGATCGGACCAAACAACATCCTG ATGATAGATGCCAATCAACGATGGGATGTTGGTGAGGCGGTTGCCTGGGTTACCAAACTGGCAGAGTTTCGCCCACTGTGGATTGAGGAACCCACATCTCCTGATGATATTCTCGGGCATGCGTTCATCTCTAAG GCACTTGTCCCCTTTGGTATTGGAGTTGCCACAGGAGAGCAG TGCCACAACCGAGTGATGTTTAAGCAGTTTCTCCAGGCGTCCGCTCTGCAGTTTGTTCAGATTGACAGCTGTCGGGTGGGAAGCGTTAATGAAAACCTCGCCATCATTCTCATGGCAGCAAAGTTTAATG TCCCTGTGTGTCCTCATGCCGGAGGTGTGGGACTTTGCGAGCTCGTTCAGCATCTCATTTTATTCGACTACATTGCAGTGTCTGCTAGTTTACATA ACAGGATGTGTGAGTATGTGGATCATCTTCATGAACATTTCAAAAGCCCCACCATCATCAGAAACGCACACTATATGCCACCAACT GATCATGGTTTCTCCTGTGAGATGCTGGAAGAGTCGGTGCAGAAGCATCAGTTTCCTCATGGAGAAGTTTGGAGAAATATTTTGAAGCAGGAAATATAA